The Hydrogenobacter sp. T-2 region GACCCCAGAAACAAATCGTGCCAGTCTCCGCCCTTGAAAAGGAAAGACATCAGCTTGATTGGGAAAGCGACTTTTTAGAGTATTACTCCAATAGGTGCGTGGTATGTTATAGATGCACAAGGGTTTGCGACGAGGTGGTAGGAGCTCACGCTCTATATGTGGAAGAGAGAGGCTTTCAGGCAAACATAGCACCCACTGTTAGACCTATGGATACCTCTTCCTGTGAGATGTGTGGTCTTTGTGTTTATGTTTGTCCAGTGGGTGCTATTATCTCCAAACCCTTCAAGTATTGGACAAGAAGCTGGCTCTTGAAAAGGGAAAAAACCACATGCGGTTTGTGTCCTGTAGGCTGTGAGATACAGATAGAGTATGGAGTGGGAGACTGGAGGTCAAAGGAAAAGGTGTATAGAACCAAGCCCACTGACGAGCTAAATATATGTGCCAAGGCTTTCTTTGGCTACGATGTGCTAAACCACGAGAGGCTTAGGTCTCCCAAAATGTATGGCAGAGAAGAAACCAGTGGCAACATAGCCAACCTCCTCTCCATGTTGCTTAAGGGAAAGCATGAAGAGACCTTACTTGTCCTATCCCCTTATATGACAAACGAAGACTACGACTTAATAGCTCAGATAGTAAAAAGCACTGGCGTAATGGTAAGTTCAACCCTAAGTCTTGACCTAAAAGCCTTCCTTGAAAGCTATGGAGAATACCAGCCAATAGGCATAGAAGATATAAAGAAGGCGGACTTTTATGTTTTCATAGGAGAAGACATAACCTCAACCTCACCAGTGCTATCCTATTATACCAAAGGCAAGGTATACCGTATAGGTAAAGGCACAAGAGACCAAAAGCTAAACCTCATTGAAATTCAGAAGGAAGACCTGCAAAACCTTGAAGGCAAGGGCGTGATAGTTTTCAATGCCATAGGCATGAAGCCACAAGAGGCAAGAGAATGGGGTGCGTATCTCAAAGACCTTTGCAAAGAAAAGGGCTTTAGGCTTATGCTTTTATACGATGGGAACTTTCTTGGGTTTTTGAAACACATACCATTGAGCTGGCTTTCGGACCTTCATGAAGCTCTCCAAAGGGCAAAGAACCTTGTCATCTTTGGCGAAGACCTAACGGACTATATGAAAATGGAGGAGCTTGAGAAAGTATTTGAAGGTCTTGAGCATCTTGTAGTTTTTTCTCCCTTTGAGGATGGTCTTGCTCAATACGCTCAGATGAAAATACCCATGAGCTTAATGGGTGAGATAGATGGCACTCTTACCACTTTAATGGGAGAGAAAAAGACATTTAAGTTCCTACCAAAAGCCTTCAACCATACAGAGTTTTTAAGGAGCTTGCTTGAGTATCTACCTCAAGGAGAAAAGGAGCCATTAGTCCTAAAAGGCGAGCCAAAAGACTTCAGGAGAGAAATGCATCTGTATAGAAGTGGATGGATAACAAGAAGGAGCGAAAACCTCACAAGGCTTTATGAGAAAAACACTGCGGTGATGGAGATAGTGAAAGAGCTGAGTGGGTAATTGTCTAAACTCTTTTCCTAAAAAGGTCAGATATAACTTGCAATTCAAGTTAAAATGTGCTATTCTAAGAAAAAAGTAAAGTAAAAGCATTCTATATGAACGGTAGAGCGGATGGAGAACTATAATGCCATAGAGCCTACAGAGGAAGATATAAAAAAATTGCTTGACTGTTATTTATCATTTCTGAACTTGAATAGCTTTAACACATTTCGTGTATCCAACCAAAAAGGTAGAGTTTTCCATATCTCACAGGAAGTATTTAAAAGTGTTATAGAAGAGCTGGATGAACGCGGGAAAGCTAATTTGCTTAAGATAGTAGGCAGTATTTCAGGCAAGCAGATAGAGACTGCTTTGAAAGAATTTATACGGGTAAATCTTATTGATGAAAACAATCCGACGTTAGAGAGAAAATTTGGTCTTGCTTTTGCACCATTTAATGTAGAAGACAGTGAGGATAGTGTTATAGCCTTTTTTTACAAACTGGAATTTGATGAATATAAAGATGCTCTGCTTGTTGGAGAACCTGTGGTAAATAATTACATTGAAGAAAAGATAAATAAACATAAAGGTGAAGAATATCCGATTAAGAAGTTCTTAAAAAAGTCAAATGATGTGCTTAATGTGCTGGGCATTATGCTTGGTATTTTTGAGTCTTCAAGTATAATTCGGCTTGAACCGGCAATTAACCTAACCATTAATCTAATTTTTCTTTCGCCATATGTCCGTAAACTAATCAAACTTATAAAACCCGATAAATTTACTGAGTTTTTCGATGAGGATGTTTCAGGAAGCATATTCGTATTCTGGTATA contains the following coding sequences:
- a CDS encoding 2Fe-2S iron-sulfur cluster-binding protein, whose amino-acid sequence is MEKVKILVDGVEYEVDKKKPLLQSLLDLGISIPYFCYHPRLRIIGACRMCIVYNEKTGRLMTSCNVYPEEGMSISVQHPLVKENQKYLLQAFMTRHPLDCPICDKAGECDLQNYGALFGPQKQIVPVSALEKERHQLDWESDFLEYYSNRCVVCYRCTRVCDEVVGAHALYVEERGFQANIAPTVRPMDTSSCEMCGLCVYVCPVGAIISKPFKYWTRSWLLKREKTTCGLCPVGCEIQIEYGVGDWRSKEKVYRTKPTDELNICAKAFFGYDVLNHERLRSPKMYGREETSGNIANLLSMLLKGKHEETLLVLSPYMTNEDYDLIAQIVKSTGVMVSSTLSLDLKAFLESYGEYQPIGIEDIKKADFYVFIGEDITSTSPVLSYYTKGKVYRIGKGTRDQKLNLIEIQKEDLQNLEGKGVIVFNAIGMKPQEAREWGAYLKDLCKEKGFRLMLLYDGNFLGFLKHIPLSWLSDLHEALQRAKNLVIFGEDLTDYMKMEELEKVFEGLEHLVVFSPFEDGLAQYAQMKIPMSLMGEIDGTLTTLMGEKKTFKFLPKAFNHTEFLRSLLEYLPQGEKEPLVLKGEPKDFRREMHLYRSGWITRRSENLTRLYEKNTAVMEIVKELSG